The genomic DNA CCGTGGAGCTCGGAATTCCGAAGGTGATTTTCGCGAGCAGCAATCATGCGACGGATGCGTATGAAGAAGACGGGGACTCTCTCCTTGGCCGCGAGATCACCATTGACGATAAGCCGCGCTCCAAAGGGCTTTATGGTGTCCTGAAGTACGCGTCGGAGCAGATCAGTGAGATCATTTCCCGGGAAGAGCCGGGAGGACCGGCGGTGTTCAATATCCGCATCGGAAGCGTCCATGCGGAAGAGGAGAAAGATGTGCAGGAGGATCCCCGTCTCATGAAGACGCTTCTTTCACACGCGGATCTTATCGGGCTCTTCGAGAAGGCGATGGAATCATCACGGGCCGGGGGCACCTACTACGGCGTGTCGGATAACCCTGGGAAACCCTGGTCCATCGACAATGCCAGGAGCGAGCTCGGCTATGAGCCGAAGCGGAATGCCGAACAGGTGGTACGGAGGGAAGGGGGGCAGTAGCCCTTCTTTTCTTTTTGAAAAAAAGGAAATTCCCCCAGGCGTATACCCGAGTGGAAATCATTGTGATACGATATAAATGTGCTATTATTCAGAATACTTTATAGAGAAAAAGGATCACGCAATGTGATGCCGCCATGGATCTTGATGGGGGAGAGGGAGCATGTTCAAGAAATCGAGAGTCTTTTATCGCCTATTCGTCCCGTTCTTCCTTTTAGGAGTGGGGCTTGTCTTGGGCTTCTGTATTTTCATTTATACAACCACCTACAATTCGGTGGAGGAATCATTCCTGAAGGACAAGCGTGATTATACGCTGCAGGTCCTGCATAATGTGGAGCAAAAGGTGAGAACCATCGAGTACGGTTTCACCGCCTACAGCTCGACGTCGAGCTTTGAGGAAACGTTCAAAACGCCCTTTTATGAATCGGAATTCGATCGCTATCAGGACATCCGGAAGGAAATGAGCTACATCGAAATGCTCGGAATCGAGGGGAGTGCGTACAATCTCATCAGCCTCGATCAGAAATGGGGCATCATCAACGGATCGTTGAAAACGCTTACGGAGCAAGAACTAGACGGCTTCAAGGAGAAGTATGTAGAAGGCAAGACCCAAAGCCTTTTCTGGCGTCCCGACGAGGAACAGATCGAGATGATCATGACGCTTCCCATTTACCGGAGTGAGAAGTTCGCCATGGGGACGGCGAGCATCCCGAAGCGGAGCATCGATCAGATTGTCGGTGATAAAGAGCAATACGTGGAAATCTACAATAAGCAGGATGAGCTCCTCTATTCCAATCAGGAAAAGGATAGCAGCCTCACGAGCGGAGAGTTCAAACGTCTCAAAGAAAAAGCCGCCAACGGCATGACCATGATGCGGGCAAAGGACGGGCGCACCTATGTGTATGCCCTGTCCGACTACAACCAGTGGCTCTACATGGTGGAAGTGAACCAGGGGGAAATCGGCACGATCATCCGCAATACGGCGATCGGGCTTGTGATCACTTCACTCCTCCTCATCCTCTTGGTCGGCTTCATCTCGTACCGCCTGGCAGAGTCCTACTCAAAGCCGATCAGGAAAATTCAGGAAAAACTCGCCCTTCCCCGGGTTCCATCGAAGGAAAACGAGCTTTCCCTCCTTGCCGCTTCCATTGAGCAGGTGGTGGATCAAAATGAGCTTCTCACTGAAGATCTCACCAGGCAACAGCCGCAGCTCGAGACCCTGTTCGTCCTTAGTCTGTTCCGGAACCGCCTGTCGGAGAAAGAAGTGCAGAACCGCCTGGAACAATTCGGCTATGATGTGAATCAGAAGGTCTTCTACACAGCGGTGATCCAGATGGACACAGATTTTGAAGAGCAGGGAGTGGAACGGGATCTCTTCCGCCTGGCCATCAATCAGGTGGTGGCAGAGTGCATCCCGGAATCGGAGCGCTTCATCCCCATCGTCCTGAATGATGAGATGCAGGCGACGATCCTCGTGTTCCCGGAATCGGAAGAAGAACCAGAGCGGAAGATCGCCCAGTACTACGAAAGCATCCAGCAGGCGGTGAAGGAAAACCTCCATGTCACCTTGAGCGCCGGAATCAGCGCCCCTTATGACGCTATCGTCAAGAGCAAGGAGGCCGTGGACCTTGCGAAAGAATCCCTGTATTATCGCGTGAACGTCGGGGCTGAATCCATCATCTTCTTCTCGGATATCTCGCAGATGGTCAATGATGCCACGCTTTCGAAGTTTCCACTGGATCTCCACAACCAGCTCCTCGGGGCGGTGCGATCGGGAGAGGAAGACGAAGCCGTGTCCCATATGGACAACCTGATCGCGGACATCTTCAAAACGAATAAAAATCCTGTCAGCATCGGTGTGACCCTGACCCGCATCATCAACGATCTCGTCCAGCTCGGGCAGCTCCTCGGGGCGGACTTCGCCATCTTCGACCGGATCAAGCCCCTTTACGAAGAGGCCATGAATGCCTACAGTCCGGACAGGATCAGGAAGCGGCTGACGGAGGATCTCCTGAAGCCGGTGATCCGTTCGACCCATGATAAAAAGGAGCAGTCCATCAAGTCCCTTTCCCAGAAGATCGTCTACATCGTGGAAACGGAGTTTGATCAGGATCTCTCCCTCGATCAGATCGCGGACCGGCTCCATTACAACCCGAATTACCTCAGCAATGTGTTTAAGAAGGAGTACGGCGAGAGCTTTGGTGATTACCTCATGAACTACCGTCTCCAGAAGGCCCAGAGGTGGCTCGTGGAAACGGAGTGGACGGTGAAGGAGATCGCCGAGAAACTTCAGTACCGCAATTCCCAGAACTTCATCCGCTTCTTCAAGAAGCGCCTCGATATGACCCCGGGCGATTACCGGAAGAAACATCGGCATTGATACAAAAAAATCCGAACCCACCCGCTGAGCGGATGACGTTCGGATTTCTTCTTTTTCCCCTTTATCCCTTCACGGAACCGACAAGGGCCCCTTTGACAAAGTACTTCTGGACGAATGGGTAGGCAACCAGCATCGGCACCGTGGCGATCACGATGACGGCCATCTTGATCGTCTGGGCAGGGGGCACAACGTCAACGGACGACCCTTCTGCCTGCATCCCACTTGAGACGATGACGATCTGGCGCAGGAGCACCTGGATCGGCCATTTCGATGAATCATTGATATAGAGGATGGCAGTCATATACGTATTCCAGTATGTGACGGCATAAAAGAGTGAAATCGTCGCGATCGACGGCATGGCAAGCGGCAGCATGATCCGCATGAACACACCGAAATCCGTGCATCCATCCATCTTCGCCGACTCCTCCAGACTGTCGGGAAGCGCTTGGAAGAAGTTCCTCATGATGATGAGGTTAAAGGCATTGATGGCGACAGGCAGAATGAGAGACCAGTAGGAATCAATGAGTCCGAAGCTTTTCACCACCAGGAACGTCGGGATCATCCCGCCGCTGAAAAGCATGGAGAATACGACGAGGAAGTTGATGAACCCCCTGCCGAACAAGTAGCGTCTCGACAGCCCATATGCCATGAGGGCTGTGAGGACCATGCTGACCAGGGTCCCGATCCCCGTCACCCCGATCGATACGACAAGTGATTTGAAGAGGGTGGGGGTGGACAGTATGTAATGGTAGGCATCGAGTGAAAAGGTTTTCGGGAATAAGATGAATTTCCTTTCGATCACTTCTTGTGTCGATGCGAATGAACTGGCGATGACGTTCACGAACGGAATGAAGCAAGCAAGTGCGACGAGAACAAGCAGCGTGTTGTTCACGATGGAGAAAGCAACCCCGCTTTTTGAACGCCGCTTCCATTTAGGCTCTTTCATAACAGATCCTCCTTTAGATACGTAGCGTACGTTCACTGTAGCATCGGCGGTTTCATTCCGTATATAATCACTTTCCCAGTAGGGGGTGGCGCCCCTGATAAGGAATGTGCCCCGGATAATCACCTGGGGGAGTCATGACACGTGAAAGGTTGATGCACCAAAGTTTGTAAGCGCCATCATCAAATGATTATATACGTAATCCTCCTGAAATCAGTATGCTTGGAACAAGAAAGTGGTCAAAGGGGGAGACGAATGGAAACTGTAGTGAAGACGGAGGATTCCTCGCTTCCGGTCCTGTCGGCGAAACAGGAGCGGATCATCAGGAGGAAGCAAATCTGGGCAGGCATCAAGACAAACAAAATCCTGTACCTGATGATCCTCCCGGGAATTCTTTATTTCGTCATATTCAAATATCTGCCCATGGCGGGCCTGGTCATTGCGTTCCAAGATTATCAGCCGTATCTCGGAGTCCTGGAGAGTCCGTGGGTCGGGATGAAGCACTTCGTCCGGCTGTTCACCGAGCCGACCTTCTACATGCTATTGAAGAATACGCTCATCCTGTTCGGACTCAATATCTTCATCTTCTTCCCGCTGCCGATCATCCTCTCACTCATGCTCAATGAGGTGAGGAACAGGTACTTCAAGGCGGGGATCCAGACGCTCATCTACATTCCGCACTTTATGTCCTGGGTAATCATCGTATCGATCTCCTATGTGTTCCTGAATGTGGACGGAGGCATCATCAATGAACTCCTGGCATCCCTCGGGTTCAACAAGATCAGCTTCCTGACTTCACCCGACTGGACGCGTACGATCTATATCGGACAGGTGATCTGGAAGGAGCTCGGCTGGTCGACGATCATTTATCTCGCTGCCATCACCGCCGTCGATACCCAACTCTATGAAGCGGCCGAGATGGACGGGGCAGGCAGATTGCGCAAGACGTGGCATGTGACGCTTCCGGCCATCCGCCCGGT from Rossellomorea marisflavi includes the following:
- a CDS encoding NAD-dependent epimerase/dehydratase family protein; translated protein: MRKVVMVGGAGTVGKVLHDGLSDRYEMVTLDQEVPEWVENGVKVDATDEAELKRSIPEDTDILINLLTVSGEKDLKDTDEFMKMTRVHFISSFYLMRAAVELGIPKVIFASSNHATDAYEEDGDSLLGREITIDDKPRSKGLYGVLKYASEQISEIISREEPGGPAVFNIRIGSVHAEEEKDVQEDPRLMKTLLSHADLIGLFEKAMESSRAGGTYYGVSDNPGKPWSIDNARSELGYEPKRNAEQVVRREGGQ
- a CDS encoding helix-turn-helix transcriptional regulator → MFKKSRVFYRLFVPFFLLGVGLVLGFCIFIYTTTYNSVEESFLKDKRDYTLQVLHNVEQKVRTIEYGFTAYSSTSSFEETFKTPFYESEFDRYQDIRKEMSYIEMLGIEGSAYNLISLDQKWGIINGSLKTLTEQELDGFKEKYVEGKTQSLFWRPDEEQIEMIMTLPIYRSEKFAMGTASIPKRSIDQIVGDKEQYVEIYNKQDELLYSNQEKDSSLTSGEFKRLKEKAANGMTMMRAKDGRTYVYALSDYNQWLYMVEVNQGEIGTIIRNTAIGLVITSLLLILLVGFISYRLAESYSKPIRKIQEKLALPRVPSKENELSLLAASIEQVVDQNELLTEDLTRQQPQLETLFVLSLFRNRLSEKEVQNRLEQFGYDVNQKVFYTAVIQMDTDFEEQGVERDLFRLAINQVVAECIPESERFIPIVLNDEMQATILVFPESEEEPERKIAQYYESIQQAVKENLHVTLSAGISAPYDAIVKSKEAVDLAKESLYYRVNVGAESIIFFSDISQMVNDATLSKFPLDLHNQLLGAVRSGEEDEAVSHMDNLIADIFKTNKNPVSIGVTLTRIINDLVQLGQLLGADFAIFDRIKPLYEEAMNAYSPDRIRKRLTEDLLKPVIRSTHDKKEQSIKSLSQKIVYIVETEFDQDLSLDQIADRLHYNPNYLSNVFKKEYGESFGDYLMNYRLQKAQRWLVETEWTVKEIAEKLQYRNSQNFIRFFKKRLDMTPGDYRKKHRH
- a CDS encoding carbohydrate ABC transporter permease, producing MKEPKWKRRSKSGVAFSIVNNTLLVLVALACFIPFVNVIASSFASTQEVIERKFILFPKTFSLDAYHYILSTPTLFKSLVVSIGVTGIGTLVSMVLTALMAYGLSRRYLFGRGFINFLVVFSMLFSGGMIPTFLVVKSFGLIDSYWSLILPVAINAFNLIIMRNFFQALPDSLEESAKMDGCTDFGVFMRIMLPLAMPSIATISLFYAVTYWNTYMTAILYINDSSKWPIQVLLRQIVIVSSGMQAEGSSVDVVPPAQTIKMAVIVIATVPMLVAYPFVQKYFVKGALVGSVKG
- a CDS encoding ABC transporter permease, which translates into the protein MILPGILYFVIFKYLPMAGLVIAFQDYQPYLGVLESPWVGMKHFVRLFTEPTFYMLLKNTLILFGLNIFIFFPLPIILSLMLNEVRNRYFKAGIQTLIYIPHFMSWVIIVSISYVFLNVDGGIINELLASLGFNKISFLTSPDWTRTIYIGQVIWKELGWSTIIYLAAITAVDTQLYEAAEMDGAGRLRKTWHVTLPAIRPVIIVLLILKIGSTLDLGFEHVYLLLNSLNRQVAEIFDTYIYTAGLRNGQLSFSTAVGLFKGLVGLVLVILANKLAKKFGEDGVY